Proteins from a single region of Ignavibacteria bacterium:
- a CDS encoding septal ring lytic transglycosylase RlpA family protein: MLASWYGPGFHGRMTANGEIYDQFDLTAAHKSMKFGTLLRITNKANDKSVIVRINDRGPYVGDREIDLSYGAAKSLGILKPGVKKLAIEMVKVSDSIEILNSKIPM, from the coding sequence ATGCTGGCATCCTGGTATGGACCTGGATTCCACGGAAGAATGACGGCAAATGGCGAGATCTATGACCAATTTGATCTAACAGCCGCTCATAAATCAATGAAATTTGGAACGCTTTTAAGAATTACAAATAAGGCGAACGATAAATCAGTAATTGTGAGAATAAATGATCGCGGGCCCTATGTAGGTGATCGTGAAATCGATCTTTCGTATGGAGCTGCTAAATCTCTTGGAATATTGAAACCCGGTGTGAAAAAGCTTGCTATTGAAATGGTAAAAGTCAGCGATTCGATTGAAATTCTTAACTCCAAAATCCCAATGTGA
- a CDS encoding S9 family peptidase, producing KKIASLDPGASNFKFSSKSDKLIYQTNYSGEYNDDQKHDVWILNFDSTTEQLTNFDGPETLPQFSPDDSKVAFITQTVPDIEYAESDIHIIDMNSKKVKNLTKDFNLSITDFFWNPDGKIIFALVSEGMQNTIYKFDINSGEVRRLTSLGKSFSSYTIDLTGDKHCALVEDSQSLKEICIIEKGSVRNLTEFSKQLVNYIISPLEVIRHRSYDSKFTIESLLIKPVNFEKNKKYPLILCMHGGPYGNFRQTFVQSYPMQVYANEGFLVLAPNVRGSSGYSDDFGQANKYDLGGGDFHDAMSAVDYVISLGFVDTTRMGIIGGSYGGYLTNWTISQTNRFAAAVSMYGIFSFFTDFSNSWQPVFEKMYFGYNYWERPIDMNNLWVNRSPAFFVRNISTPVLILQGEKDLYTNVANSQEMYQALKTLNRNVEYVLYPREGHGIRNESQHYINMLNRGLDWFNKHLK from the coding sequence CAAAAAAATTGCATCACTTGATCCTGGTGCTTCGAATTTTAAATTCTCTTCAAAGTCTGATAAATTAATCTATCAAACAAACTATTCAGGAGAATATAATGATGACCAGAAACATGACGTTTGGATATTAAATTTTGATAGTACTACTGAGCAGTTGACTAATTTTGATGGCCCGGAAACCTTGCCTCAGTTTTCACCCGACGATTCAAAAGTTGCTTTCATCACGCAGACAGTTCCCGATATCGAATATGCAGAATCAGACATTCATATAATTGATATGAATTCTAAAAAGGTTAAGAATCTCACAAAGGATTTTAATCTATCGATAACTGATTTTTTCTGGAATCCTGACGGTAAAATTATTTTTGCACTGGTTTCGGAAGGAATGCAAAATACAATCTATAAATTTGATATTAACTCCGGTGAAGTGCGCAGATTAACTTCGCTCGGCAAGTCGTTCAGTTCATATACAATCGACTTAACTGGCGATAAACATTGTGCTTTGGTTGAAGATTCTCAGTCATTAAAAGAAATTTGTATAATTGAAAAAGGATCTGTTCGAAATCTAACTGAATTTTCGAAGCAATTAGTCAATTATATTATTTCCCCGCTAGAAGTGATTCGGCATCGGAGTTATGATAGTAAATTCACCATTGAGTCACTTCTAATTAAACCCGTGAATTTCGAGAAAAATAAAAAATATCCTCTAATTCTTTGTATGCATGGAGGTCCGTATGGAAACTTTCGTCAGACATTCGTCCAATCCTATCCAATGCAGGTCTATGCCAATGAAGGTTTTTTGGTTTTGGCACCAAATGTCCGCGGAAGTTCAGGTTATAGCGATGATTTCGGTCAGGCGAATAAATATGATCTTGGTGGAGGAGATTTCCACGATGCAATGTCTGCTGTAGATTATGTAATTTCACTCGGATTTGTTGACACAACACGAATGGGAATCATCGGTGGAAGCTATGGCGGATATCTAACAAATTGGACAATCTCCCAAACCAATCGATTTGCAGCAGCAGTTTCAATGTATGGAATATTTTCTTTTTTCACTGACTTTTCGAATTCGTGGCAGCCGGTTTTCGAAAAAATGTATTTTGGATACAACTATTGGGAAAGACCGATCGATATGAATAATCTCTGGGTGAATCGTTCTCCTGCATTTTTTGTTAGAAACATTTCTACACCTGTATTAATTCTGCAAGGTGAAAAGGATCTATACACGAATGTTGCAAATTCTCAAGAAATGTATCAAGCGCTTAAAACTCTTAACCGAAATGTTGAGTATGTTTTATACCCTCGCGAGGGACATGGAATTAGAAATGAATCCCAACATTACATTAATATGCTTAACAGAGGGCTTGATTGGTTCAATAAACATCTTAAGTAA